A genomic window from Elaeis guineensis isolate ETL-2024a chromosome 3, EG11, whole genome shotgun sequence includes:
- the LOC140850860 gene encoding chalcone synthase-like, which yields MASIQSIRKAQRADGPATIMAIGTANPPHAVDQSTYPDFYFRITQNEHKLELKEKFKRICEKSMIKKRYMYLTEDVLKQNPNMCAYMASSLDARQDILVEEVPKLGKEAAVKAIKEWGRPKSNITHLVVCSTSGVDMPGADYQLIRLLDLNPSVKRVMLYHQGCFAGGTVLRIAKDLAENNKGARVLVVCSEITVVTFRGTDDIHFDNLVGQALFADGAAALIVGVDPMQGVERPLFEMASAAQLILPDSEGAIEGHLREVGLTFHLLNQVPTIISKNIEKSLEEAFQQLGISDWNSLFWIAHPGGPAILDAIESKLKLKPEKLRATRHVLSEYGNMSSACVFFIMDEMRKWSAEEKKGTTGEGLDWGVLYGFGPGLTMETVVLKSVAI from the exons ATGGCCAGCATCCAGTCCATCCGCAAGGCACAGAGGGCTGACGGCCCGGCAACGATCATGGCCATCGGAACCGCCAACCCTCCTCATGCCGTCGACCAGAGCACCTACCCCGACTTCTACTTCCGAATCACCCAAAATGAGCACAAGCTCGAGCTCAAAGAGAAGTTCAAGCGCATAT GTGAGAAATCCATGATCAAGAAGCGGTACATGTACCTCACTGAGGATGTCCTCAAGCAGAACCCGAACATGTGCGCTTACATGGCATCCTCTCTGGATGCCCGACAGGACATCCTGGTGGAAGAGGTGCCGAAGCTGGGGAAGGAAGCAGCCGTGAAGGCCATCAAGGAGTGGGGTCGTCCAAAGTCCAACATCACCCACCTCGTCGTCTGCTCCACCAGCGGCGTCGACATGCCTGGGGCCGACTACCAGCTCATCAGGCTCCTCGATCTCAACCCATCCGTCAAGCGAGTCATGCTCTACCACCAAGGCTGCTTCGCCGGAGGGACCGTGCTCCGCATTGCCAAGGACCTCGCTGAGAACAACAAGGGTGCTCGTGTGCTTGTCGTATGCTCCGAGATCACTGTCGTCACCTTCCGAGGCACCGATGACATCCACTTCGATAATCTCGTAGGCCAGGCTCTCTTCGCCGATGGTGCAGCAGCACTCATCGTCGGAGTAGATCCAATGCAAGGTGTTGAGAGGCCACTATTTGAGATGGCTTCGGCAGCGCAGTTGATATTGCCAGACAGCGAGGGGGCCATCGAAGGGCACCTCAGGGAAGTGGGCCTCACCTTCCACCTCCTCAACCAAGTCCCCACCATTATCTCCAAGAACATTGAGAAGAGTTTAGAGGAGGCATTCCAGCAGCTGGGTATCTCTGATTGGAATTCATTGTTCTGGATTGCACACCCCGGTGGCCCGGCCATACTTGACGCAATCGAGTCAAAGCTGAAGTTGAAGCCAGAGAAGCTCCGGGCGACACGGCACGTACTTAGCGAATACGGGAACATGTCCAGTGCTTGTGTGTTTTTCATAATGGATGAGATGAGGAAGTGGTCTGCGGAAGAAAAGAAGGGGACCACCGGAGAGGGGCTTGATTGGGGAGTGCTCTATGGATTTGGGCCAGGGCTCACCATGGAGACCGTCGTTCTCAAAAGTGTGGCAATCTAG